The genomic interval AGTCTCGGGCCACCAAGCGTTTCATTAAAAACAGATCCAGTTAGTCTGATTAGGTCAGCAGGTCAAGTATCCACGAATATTCTCTGAGGGAGTTCACCATGATGGACTACCGACTTTCACACCCACTTTACCTTGACGTGCAAATGATGGTCAGCTTTCTCGCCTACCTAGAAGGGGGAGTTTACGTAACAACTGAAGAGACGATGCAGACAGAGCAGGCAAAAGACCGGAAAGCGACTGGCGGCGGAAAGTTGAAACTTCCATCTCTGGGAGCTTTGCTCGGTCTCGAAGCCTCTGTAAATGCCGAACTAGGCGGCCACACGGGCGAGTCAGCTGAAATCAAAGTGGCAAGGCATCACACTGCAGCAAGTCTATTCAATGCCCTCTATGGCCACCTGGCTTCCGACGCAAAGATCAAGCATATCGGCGATACAGATGATTTGCGCGGTGTGAAATCCGGAGACTTTGTCGAGGTATCAGGGCGCTACACCGGGAATCCACTTGAGGAGACTCTTGCAGTTTTCAGTCGATTCTTCGAATACATGAAAGAGCTATCCGAAAAGGAGGATGAACGAACCTCCAAGGCCTCAAAAGGGAAGAGGTCCGGAAACCCGCAAACCCGCGAGGAGGCTTCAGGTGAAGAGGGGAGCAGTGACCTGACAGCAATCACTAGACAGTTCAATGAAATTCGAGACACGCTAGAATTTGCCCTATTTCTCAAAATGAAAGATGAGCTTGAGAGTTCACCAATCCATGATGTAGTCCTCGAAGCCGGGTCTGGCCTGAGGGCAGTCCTGACCGTTTCGTCAGATTACTACAATCCGGCAGTGGGTGAGCGCCTAAAGTCCGGAGACTTTATCGTCCTAGGTAAAGTGACTAGAATCCTTCACTCCGGAGAGTCGATCAATCTTTCTCGCCGTACAGTTATTGGCGCTATGGAAGGCGACGATGCGAACATTGCAGCAAGCTTGGCGGAAGGTATTCCGGGACTAAATCAGCACGTAGGCAGTCCGGTTGTAAGTTTCCCTGCTATTCAAATCCTACCCATGGCAATCTTCGTGTAGGCAACTGCGGTTCTATGACGCGCCTAGGGAAGCAGGAGGGGTGCTCAGGTACTACCTCTTAATTCACGCAGGACGGTGGAGTTCCTCGCGGTAATTCCTCAACCACACCTCGGGGTCGACTTGGATGGCGCCACGCTCCTCAGACCAAGCACGACCCACAGTCTCCAGGTCCGTTAAGGGATGGGGACCACGAGCTGACCGTGTGTGCATTCAGCCCGCTATCCGGCCCAGGTGCCCGCAGGTCCCAAGCTGAGAACCTTTGCGAGCCAAGCCGCTTTGGAGTTCTCCCCAACGGGTCTGCCGTCGCGGCTTGTTCCGGTCGACAGCACCGGCAGCGTGGTTGAAGCCGGTGGTGGTGCGGCGAGACACACGCGCGCCGTGTCGGTTGGCTGATCCGCCACCGTGGCTGACTGTCTTCGGCCGAGGCCTACAGAAGCGAGGTTCTCGCCCCCGCCACGCGGGTAGTGACGTCAGCGTGAGCGATGACCACAAAGAAGAACGAAGCAGCCTCGTCACCAACTTGGGCGCCGGCATCCGTGAAACGCATTACCGAGCCGCGCATGACGCAGCCGCGAACATCTGCTCTGGCATCTTCGACACGATCCCTGTCGACCTCCACGACGTTGTACACGAGGCCGTCATGGCCGGATATGCAGCTGCGCTGAGCGATCTGGACGAAGGCAAGTTGGACGACCATGTTCGAGAGCGCTCCGAGATCATCGGGTGAGGCACCGCGTCGCAGCCCGTCTCATTCAGCCCCGTTCACGACCGTTCAGGCGAGACCCACACCCCTCCGGTCGCCGACGGCCGACCGCCGATGAACCCAGGTGAACGCCCCCGCACACACCCCAACACCACAGTTGGAAAGCGTGTTGGGCGCCACCAGCAACACAAGAACAAGTTGTGGTGCGCCGATCAGCCTTCACAATGGCTGACCATGTGGCTTTCACTGACGATCACGCTGATCCCGGCAGCCGTTGCCTGGGGTATCACCGTCTGGCAGGTACGGACACAGAGAGTCCGACAGATCGAGGACGTCTACGTAGCACGCTACTGGTCGTTGCTGGACAAGTTCTCGGCGACCACTCTTCGCGGTCTGGATGGACCACAGTTGGAGCCGCAAGAGGAGTTGGCGATCCGCCTGTACTTTCGCCTGAGCGAAGATGAAGCCGACCTGCGATCGCAGGGATGGGTCTCCGATGACACGTGGCGTGACTGGAGCGGCGCCATCTCTTCACAGATGCATCGTCAGCCCTTCGCGCGCCTGTGGGTCGAGACCTTGGAGGACTCCGAAGACGGGCGCGACTATGAGTTCAAGCACCTGCGCAGACTGTGCCATAACCGCGCCTACGATCCCCCACCAGTTGGAACTCTCCGACGATGGCTACGTCGGGCCCCTTGGCGACGATCCACAGGTTCATAATGCCGTTCGGACAGACCGAGTGCGAGGTCGATGCCGCACCACAACCGCACCAGATCGAGCGGGGAACAGCGGGGAACCACGGTAAAAGCAGGTGCCACCGACGAAGTCCAAGCCCAGCCATTCGACCAGGTCAGCGCCCAATCCACCCACAAATGCCCGCAGCTTCCCAAGCTGATGTCCGGAGACGAGCCGGGCATTGCCACGGCGGCCTCGCCGGGCCGCCTGTGGGCCGTCCGAGCGTGGCCAACGACGACCAGTAACGACCAATGACGGCCACAACCACGTAGCTCGTCGCCGGGGTGGAGGGTGATCCCGCACCCCACCGACAACTGCGATCAATACCAGCGCTACTGAGCACCACAGGACGCCTGCGCACGCCCCCAACCGGCCGCGCGCGCCCTCTTGTTGACCCGTGCTTTACCTGCAACTCTGAGAGTCCCCCCACTTGTGAATTTGTGAATCCGGTAACTAGCGGACCCTCCGTCCGTGAACCACGCGGGTTCCACTAGGAGGTGGCCTCACCCCATGCTGCATCCAACGCCGCAACCCACACCGCGATCCACTCCACAGTCCACGCTGGTCCGCGACGCCATGAGCACGGTGGTCCTCACCATCGGCCCCGCCCACACCCTCCGCCAGGCGGCCGCCCTGATGGCCTCGCGCCACGTCGGCGCGGCCGTGGTCCTCGACCCGGACGCCGGCGGCATCGGCATCCTCACCGAACGCGACATCCTCAACTCCCTCGGCCGGGGCCAGAACCCGGACACCGAGCGCGCCCATGCCCACACCACCACCGACGTCGTCTTCGCCACCCCGGCCTGGACCCTGGAGGACGCGGCCAGCGCGATGGCCCACGGCGGCTTCCGTCACCTCATCGTCCTCGACCGCGCCGAGCCCGCCGGCATCGTCTCGGTCCGCGACATCATCCGCTGCTGGGCACCGGCACGACAGCAGGTACCGGCCTGACGGCGGGCGGGGCCCAGCCGGAGCCACAGCAGGAACCGGATCCGGATCCGGAACCGAGGCCGGAATTCGACTTGGACTCAGTCCAAGTCCAGCACCCCTCCAAAGTCACACCTATTCGGAAACTGGTCACCCTGCTGTTAAGCTGGCCCGCATGAGTGACCTTCTGGAGCGGCTGCGCGGACGCGGATGGCGGATGACCGCACAGCGGCGCGTCGTGGCCGAAGTACTCGACGGCGACCACGTCCACATGACCGCCGACGAGGTCCACTCCCGCGCCGTGACCAAGCTCCCCGAGATCTCCCGGGCGACGGTCTACAACACGCTGGGCGAGCTGGTCTCGCTCGGCGAGGTCCTCGAAGTCTCCACCGACAAGCGGGCCA from Streptomyces sp. NBC_01288 carries:
- a CDS encoding CBS domain-containing protein codes for the protein MSTVVLTIGPAHTLRQAAALMASRHVGAAVVLDPDAGGIGILTERDILNSLGRGQNPDTERAHAHTTTDVVFATPAWTLEDAASAMAHGGFRHLIVLDRAEPAGIVSVRDIIRCWAPARQQVPA
- a CDS encoding DUF6414 family protein; amino-acid sequence: MMDYRLSHPLYLDVQMMVSFLAYLEGGVYVTTEETMQTEQAKDRKATGGGKLKLPSLGALLGLEASVNAELGGHTGESAEIKVARHHTAASLFNALYGHLASDAKIKHIGDTDDLRGVKSGDFVEVSGRYTGNPLEETLAVFSRFFEYMKELSEKEDERTSKASKGKRSGNPQTREEASGEEGSSDLTAITRQFNEIRDTLEFALFLKMKDELESSPIHDVVLEAGSGLRAVLTVSSDYYNPAVGERLKSGDFIVLGKVTRILHSGESINLSRRTVIGAMEGDDANIAASLAEGIPGLNQHVGSPVVSFPAIQILPMAIFV
- a CDS encoding Fur family transcriptional regulator, whose product is MSDLLERLRGRGWRMTAQRRVVAEVLDGDHVHMTADEVHSRAVTKLPEISRATVYNTLGELVSLGEVLEVSTDKRAKRYDPNAHRPHHHLVCAQCGQIRDVHPGGNPLADLPDSERFGFTVSDVEVTYRGLCPNCASA